A single region of the Tachyglossus aculeatus isolate mTacAcu1 chromosome X1, mTacAcu1.pri, whole genome shotgun sequence genome encodes:
- the LOC119919724 gene encoding neurofilament medium polypeptide-like has translation MESEGLEATGMPAGREPQEHQKILAPDKKEGEGNTKEAGKPSEETQQETTLTLDEEEEENEDAIKATGMPSGRDPLAHQEMLAPREEEEGSVKAAGMPSGREPREHQKMLAPHERKEQEGSVKAAGMPSGREPREHQKMLAPHNRREEEGSVKAAGMPSGREPREHQKMCAPYEHKEAEGSVKAAGMPSGRELQEYHQMLASDEHKGETLVKTAVKPLVEARHQQRMSQAPFWQEYEETSTKATGMSSEGEAQRQQRMSQAPFWQDYGETSTKAAEKSSEGEAQRQQRMSHAPFWQEYEETSTKAAGKSSEGEAQRQQRMSRAPFWQDYDETSTKAAGKSSEGEAQRQQRMSQAPFWQDYGEPSTEVAGKSSEVRQPHKMDKPEREEGVKAAGKPSGEIAHLQQKMLATGMYEEDQEGYIKAAGKPSGEVSRLQQKMLRPDGLDRGEEGYVKAAGKPSGGVARPQKKMLRPDASDEEEEGYVAAAGKPSGDVAQLQQKMSPPNDSEEEDDEADSVKAAGKPSGEVAQLQQLSAPTGRGDGEGGSVRAAGLTSGGKP, from the coding sequence ATGGAGTCAGagggattggaagccactggaatgCCAGCGGGAAGAGAGCCTCAGGAGCACCAAAAGATATTAGCACCAgacaagaaggagggggagggaaacacCAAAGAAGCCGGAAAGCCATCAGAAGAAACTCAACAAGAAACGACTCTGACCctagatgaagaggaagaggagaacgaAGACGCTATCAAAGCAACTGGAATGCCATCCGGACGAGACCCTCTAGCGCATCAGGAGATGTTGGCACCACGTGAAGAGGAGGAAGGGTCAGTTAAAGCAGCTGGAATGCCATCTGGAAGAGAGCCTCGGGAGCATCAAAAAATGTTGGCGCCCCATGAACGCAAAGAACAGGAGGGGTCGGTTAAAGCAGCTGGAATGCCATCTGGAAGGGAGCCTCGAGAGCATCAAAAAATGTTGGCGCCACATAAtcgcagagaagaggaggggtcGGTTAAAGCAGCCGGAATGCCATCCGGAAGAGAACCTCGGGAGCATCAAAAAATGTGTGCCCCATATGAACATAAAGAAGCGGAGGGGTCAGTTAAAGCAGCCGGAATGCCATCTGGAAGAGAGCTTCAGGAGTATCATCAAATGTTGGCGTCAGATGAGCATAAGGGTGAGACCCTTGTCAAAACAGCTGTAAAACCATTAGTAGAAGCTCGGCACCAGCAGAGGATGTCACAGGCCCCATTTTGGCAAGAGTATGAGGAGACTTCAACCAAAGCAACTGGGATGTCATCGGAAGGAGAAGCTCAGCGGCAGCAGAGGATGTCCCAGGCACCCTTTTGGCAAGACTATGGTGAGACTTCGACcaaagcagctgagaagtcatCAGAAGGGGAGGCTCAGCGACAACAGAGAATGTCACATGCACCATTTTGGCAAGAGTATGAGGAGACTTCAACCAAAGCAGCTGGGAAGTCATCAGAAGGAGAAGCTCAGCGGCAGCAGAGGATGTCCCGGGCACCCTTTTGGCAAGACTACGATGAGACTTCGACCAAAGCAGCTGGGAAGTCCTCAGAAGGAGAAGCTCAGCGACAGCAGAGGATGTCACAGGCACCATTCTGGCAAGACTATGGTGAGCCTTCGACCGAAGTAGCCGGGAAATCCTCAGAAGTTCGGCAGCCGCACAAAATGGACAAGCCTGAGAGAGAGGAGGGTGTCAAAGCCGCTGGTAAACCTTCAGGTGAAATAGCCCACTTGCAGCAGAAGATGTTGGCCACGGGCATGTATGAGGAGGATCAAGAGGGCTACATTAAAGCAGCTGGGAAACCGTCTGGGGAAGTTTCTCGACTACAACAGAAAATGCTACGGCCGGATGGACTCGATAGAGGGGAGGAAGGATACGTTAAAGCAGCTGGAAAGCCATCAGGGGGCGTCGCTCGACCTCAGAAAAAGATGTTGCGACCCGATGCCTCTGACGAAGAGGAGGAAGGATATGTCGCAGCAGCTGGGAAGCCATCCGGGGATGTAGCTCAACTACAGCAAAAGATGTCTCCGCCGAATGACAGTGAGGAAGAAGATGATGAAGCTGATTCTGTGAAAGCAGCTGGAAAGCCATCTGGGGAAGTGGCTCAACTACAGCAGCTGTCAGCACCCACTGggcgtggggatggagaagggggctcgGTCAGAGCAGCTGGGTTAACGTCAGGAGGAAAACCTTAG